In one window of Mobiluncus massiliensis DNA:
- a CDS encoding M23 family metallopeptidase produces the protein MRSKLTALVGALAALGIASMSTVSLSYANAALTPANATTASATGLVRADKNSDERKKLEAQQAASKKKQAELAAQLEGVNANLVQLAVALEQTKAAIPVAQTEVANAQAKLADAQAKHQQIQSRLAIANRQKEELREQIAQGEQTIEKTQVAIGQMARMAYRGAMLETSPLSLLLDSQSLDELTLRAQVAATATKSQNRAIVEAQEANAANNNARARQEAVTVRIGELETQAQQAVQAADEARVEQQRKLGEFQELQQKQVAQQGQLNNQRAAFEKQIADEKATQAAAAARIAALNQQPDAMPARSISGGIFGAPLSSLSVTSPYGYRVHPITKTRRLHAGTDFGIGCGTPIYASQSGTVTFAGWEGTGGKSTYINHGTINGSKWQTTYRHQSQFKVSVGASVQKGQVIGLVGSTGGSTGCHLHFEVWQNGKTINPLGVL, from the coding sequence GTGCGAAGCAAATTGACCGCCCTGGTGGGGGCGCTGGCTGCACTCGGGATTGCCTCGATGTCCACAGTTTCGCTCAGTTATGCCAACGCGGCGCTCACCCCCGCAAACGCTACGACCGCGAGCGCGACCGGCCTGGTGCGGGCTGATAAGAATTCGGACGAACGCAAGAAACTTGAGGCGCAACAGGCCGCCTCGAAAAAGAAACAAGCGGAACTCGCGGCCCAGTTAGAAGGGGTGAACGCGAATCTGGTCCAGCTGGCGGTAGCTCTGGAACAAACGAAAGCGGCCATTCCTGTGGCGCAAACTGAAGTCGCCAATGCGCAGGCGAAACTGGCTGATGCGCAGGCTAAACACCAACAGATTCAAAGCCGCCTGGCAATTGCGAATCGTCAGAAAGAGGAACTGCGCGAACAGATCGCCCAGGGCGAGCAAACCATTGAAAAGACGCAAGTTGCTATCGGTCAGATGGCGCGCATGGCTTACCGCGGGGCGATGCTGGAAACTTCGCCGCTTTCCCTGCTGCTGGATTCCCAGTCCCTAGATGAACTCACGCTGCGGGCACAGGTGGCAGCCACGGCGACCAAGTCACAAAATCGTGCCATTGTCGAGGCTCAAGAGGCCAACGCGGCTAACAACAACGCCCGGGCTCGCCAGGAAGCCGTGACCGTCCGCATTGGGGAACTGGAGACTCAGGCCCAGCAGGCAGTGCAAGCCGCTGATGAAGCCCGCGTCGAACAGCAACGAAAACTGGGCGAATTTCAGGAGTTGCAACAAAAACAGGTCGCCCAGCAGGGGCAGCTGAATAATCAGCGGGCGGCGTTTGAGAAACAGATTGCGGACGAAAAGGCCACGCAGGCGGCCGCGGCGGCGCGAATTGCCGCGCTCAACCAACAGCCGGACGCTATGCCGGCGCGATCCATCTCGGGGGGAATTTTTGGTGCACCCCTCTCATCACTATCGGTGACTTCGCCTTACGGATACCGGGTTCACCCCATCACAAAAACGCGGCGGCTTCATGCCGGGACGGACTTCGGGATAGGTTGCGGAACTCCGATTTATGCCTCGCAGTCCGGAACGGTGACCTTCGCCGGCTGGGAGGGGACCGGCGGCAAATCGACTTATATCAACCACGGCACCATCAACGGTTCCAAGTGGCAGACGACCTACCGCCACCAGTCCCAGTTCAAAGTTTCGGTCGGCGCATCTGTGCAAAAGGGCCAGGTCATCGGCTTGGTCGGTTCTACCGGCGGTTCTACGGGGTGCCACCTGCACTTTGAAGTGTGGCAAAACGGGAAAACTATCAACCCGCTGGGAGTGCTGTAG
- the ftsX gene encoding permease-like cell division protein FtsX, producing the protein MRLTFVLSQVGQGLRRNLAMTVAVIIVTCVSLLFVGSAVLAEMQINNLRDTWYGKIEISVSMCTKDDVSPNCNGQEATEAQIAAIDEQLKSERLSKYIDNVYFETKEEAFESFKKLAGTEQYYQYVQADMMPASFRIKLKNPEQYRVVVEELQGRDGVAQVIDQKQILEKLLTGLHQATYLAIGLAVAMIIAAVLLITTTIRLSAMSRERETSIMRLVGASNLFVQLPFMVEGAVAATIGALGSVAILWASVKFLVGSWLSGLSGVVELISTNDVLLIAPFLVLAAILLAIVASAASLNRYTRV; encoded by the coding sequence ATGCGACTAACTTTCGTATTATCCCAGGTAGGCCAGGGTTTGCGGCGCAATCTGGCGATGACGGTCGCGGTCATTATCGTGACCTGTGTCTCCCTGCTGTTTGTGGGCTCGGCGGTGCTGGCGGAAATGCAGATTAATAACCTGCGCGATACCTGGTACGGCAAAATCGAGATTTCCGTGTCGATGTGTACCAAAGATGACGTGTCTCCCAACTGTAACGGTCAGGAAGCCACCGAGGCCCAGATTGCGGCGATTGACGAACAGTTGAAGTCCGAGCGGCTCAGCAAGTACATCGACAATGTGTATTTTGAGACGAAGGAAGAAGCCTTCGAGAGTTTCAAAAAGCTGGCTGGAACCGAACAGTATTATCAATATGTCCAAGCGGATATGATGCCCGCCTCGTTTAGGATCAAGCTAAAGAACCCGGAACAGTACCGGGTGGTCGTTGAGGAACTGCAGGGACGTGACGGGGTCGCCCAAGTCATTGACCAAAAGCAGATTCTGGAGAAACTCTTGACCGGGTTGCATCAGGCGACCTACCTGGCCATCGGGCTGGCCGTGGCCATGATTATTGCCGCGGTCCTGTTGATTACCACCACTATCCGGCTGTCCGCGATGAGCCGGGAACGCGAAACATCCATTATGCGCCTGGTCGGAGCCTCGAACCTGTTTGTGCAGCTGCCGTTCATGGTGGAGGGCGCTGTCGCGGCGACGATTGGCGCTCTAGGTTCGGTGGCGATTCTGTGGGCCAGCGTAAAGTTCCTGGTCGGGTCCTGGTTGTCGGGACTTTCCGGGGTCGTCGAGCTCATTTCGACCAACGATGTGCTGCTCATTGCGCCGTTCCTGGTGTTGGCGGCCATTTTGCTGGCAATCGTGGCTTCGGCGGCCTCCCTGAACCGCTACACCAGAGTTTAG
- a CDS encoding DUF1524 domain-containing protein — MKGFPALPSGPAQTPPKGSKTKKLLVGAGILCAVVACGNVLGSKTSDSEPEPVVSASPTVSTKAPRVTAEPTPTPSDTSPTQTPEITVEPSPAATPEASGDAATVLATLPVKGRAPKTGYRRAEFGQRWRDIDRNGCDTRNDILNRDLTDKTWRANTRGCVVLSGVLAEPYSGETRYFDKSQASAIQIDHVVALSDAWQKGAQALTAAQRETLANDPLNLLAVDGRLNQQKSDGDAATWLPPHKGFRCAYVSRQIAVKAKYRLWVTPAERDAMVRILSNCPGQALPADSGVVVPSGTVPESAPPDQPAPPQDAAPPAADPAPQPNQPANPGASYANCREVWAILGRPITPQDPGFRDKFDGDHDGVGCESRPR, encoded by the coding sequence GTGAAAGGATTCCCGGCGCTCCCGAGCGGACCAGCCCAGACCCCGCCCAAAGGCAGCAAAACCAAGAAGTTGCTGGTGGGAGCGGGGATACTGTGCGCCGTGGTGGCATGCGGCAACGTGCTGGGGAGCAAAACCAGCGATTCTGAACCTGAGCCCGTGGTTTCCGCTAGCCCAACCGTTTCCACCAAAGCACCGCGTGTCACCGCGGAACCCACCCCCACGCCTTCTGACACTTCCCCCACGCAGACCCCAGAAATCACTGTTGAACCCAGTCCCGCCGCCACGCCGGAAGCTTCCGGGGACGCCGCGACTGTGCTGGCAACCTTGCCGGTGAAAGGGCGGGCGCCGAAAACCGGGTATCGGCGCGCGGAATTCGGCCAGAGGTGGCGCGATATCGACCGGAACGGCTGCGACACCCGCAACGACATCCTTAACCGCGATTTGACCGATAAAACCTGGCGCGCGAACACGCGCGGATGCGTGGTGTTGAGCGGGGTCCTGGCAGAGCCATATTCCGGTGAAACCAGGTATTTTGACAAGTCACAAGCCTCGGCCATCCAGATTGACCACGTGGTCGCCCTGTCCGATGCGTGGCAGAAAGGCGCCCAAGCCTTGACCGCCGCGCAGCGCGAAACCCTGGCGAACGATCCGTTGAACCTGCTGGCGGTAGACGGCCGGCTCAACCAGCAAAAGTCGGATGGTGACGCGGCGACGTGGCTGCCGCCGCATAAGGGCTTCCGGTGCGCCTACGTGTCACGCCAGATTGCGGTCAAAGCGAAGTATCGGCTGTGGGTGACTCCGGCTGAACGTGATGCGATGGTACGTATCTTGAGCAATTGCCCCGGTCAGGCACTGCCTGCCGACAGCGGGGTGGTCGTCCCCTCTGGGACCGTGCCGGAATCCGCCCCGCCAGACCAGCCAGCTCCGCCGCAGGACGCGGCCCCTCCCGCGGCAGACCCCGCGCCACAGCCCAATCAGCCGGCGAATCCCGGAGCCAGCTATGCCAACTGCCGGGAAGTCTGGGCAATCCTGGGTCGGCCCATCACCCCGCAGGATCCG
- a CDS encoding macro domain-containing protein, whose protein sequence is MQIHAIGGDLTEMNVDAIVNAANSSLLGGGGVDGAIHRAAGPQLLAACRELRATRFPDGLPVSQAVATRGFNLAARWVIHTVGPNRHAGQTDPQLLHDAFANSLSEAARVGARDVAFPAISGGVYGWEMAQVARLGVAAVREWAAGTHPSRDTDPTGDSAAQSPARNAETPIDNVYFVLFSPEALELFQAEIARTEPEDDTWPPDDFELAPGDTKTHRNGMTLVDAYWIPDTEVASYRADRNAAAAAYTEAFRAEGYRVFREWAGSEDGEAITASDSAGNLRAMRHLDPQAVQEWQEFSAKYGANAHAELVKAVRAEHQYLKSAPTE, encoded by the coding sequence ATGCAGATACACGCGATTGGCGGAGACCTCACCGAGATGAATGTGGACGCGATTGTCAACGCCGCGAACTCCTCACTGTTGGGAGGCGGCGGTGTCGACGGGGCGATTCACCGAGCGGCCGGACCCCAGCTGCTCGCAGCCTGTCGAGAGCTGCGTGCGACCCGTTTTCCCGACGGTCTGCCGGTGAGCCAAGCGGTCGCCACCAGGGGGTTCAACCTGGCGGCGCGGTGGGTCATTCACACCGTCGGGCCCAACCGTCACGCCGGACAAACCGACCCGCAACTGCTGCACGACGCTTTTGCGAACTCCCTGAGTGAAGCCGCGCGGGTGGGCGCTCGCGACGTGGCTTTTCCCGCCATATCCGGCGGGGTCTACGGCTGGGAGATGGCCCAAGTCGCGCGCCTCGGCGTGGCGGCCGTGCGCGAGTGGGCCGCCGGGACCCACCCCTCTCGTGACACCGACCCGACCGGCGATTCCGCAGCTCAAAGCCCAGCCCGTAACGCAGAAACCCCGATAGACAACGTGTATTTCGTCCTGTTTTCCCCCGAAGCCCTGGAGCTGTTTCAGGCCGAAATCGCCCGCACCGAACCGGAGGACGACACTTGGCCTCCTGACGACTTCGAGTTGGCGCCGGGAGACACAAAAACCCACCGCAACGGCATGACCTTGGTCGATGCCTATTGGATTCCTGATACGGAAGTCGCCTCGTATCGCGCCGATCGCAACGCGGCGGCAGCGGCCTACACGGAGGCGTTCCGCGCCGAAGGCTACCGGGTGTTTCGCGAATGGGCCGGCTCGGAGGACGGCGAAGCCATTACCGCCAGCGATAGCGCGGGCAACCTTCGAGCCATGAGGCACTTGGATCCCCAAGCAGTCCAGGAATGGCAGGAATTCTCGGCGAAATATGGCGCCAATGCCCACGCTGAACTGGTCAAAGCCGTCCGCGCCGAGCATCAGTATCTCAAGTCCGCTCCGACAGAATAG
- the ftsE gene encoding cell division ATP-binding protein FtsE: MITFDNVTKIYKRGARPALDHVGLTIDRGEFVFLVGTSGSGKSTFLSLVLGEESATEGKILVLGKDLGRLSRWKVPGLRRQVGVVFQDFRLLENKNVYDNVAIALQVIGKPRRVIRRVVPEVLQMVGLGGKDKRFPHELSGGEQQRVAIARAMVNRPPILLADEPTGNLDPSTSLGIMRLLDRINRAGTTVVMATHDEEIVNQMRKRVIELDEGRVVRDQARGIYGASAPKGSADGTDRPADGTRALAKPKGVGAARKGGRK; the protein is encoded by the coding sequence TTGATTACCTTCGACAACGTCACCAAAATTTACAAGCGGGGAGCGCGCCCGGCACTGGACCACGTGGGACTCACTATCGACCGAGGCGAGTTCGTGTTCCTGGTTGGGACTTCCGGATCGGGAAAGTCCACGTTTCTCTCGCTGGTTCTGGGCGAAGAAAGCGCCACGGAGGGAAAGATTCTGGTCCTGGGCAAGGACCTGGGGCGATTGTCCCGGTGGAAAGTGCCGGGGTTGCGCCGCCAAGTCGGCGTGGTGTTCCAAGACTTTCGCCTGTTGGAAAACAAGAACGTCTATGACAACGTGGCGATTGCCCTGCAGGTCATCGGCAAGCCGCGCCGGGTCATTCGCCGGGTCGTCCCCGAAGTACTCCAGATGGTCGGTTTGGGCGGCAAAGACAAGCGTTTTCCCCACGAGCTCAGTGGCGGCGAGCAGCAGCGCGTGGCGATTGCCCGCGCCATGGTGAACCGCCCGCCCATTCTGCTCGCGGACGAGCCAACCGGAAACCTGGACCCCTCTACGTCCTTGGGTATTATGCGTCTGCTGGACCGGATCAACCGGGCGGGCACCACCGTGGTGATGGCTACCCACGATGAAGAAATCGTGAACCAGATGCGCAAACGCGTCATCGAACTGGACGAAGGCCGGGTCGTGCGCGACCAGGCTCGCGGCATCTACGGAGCCTCAGCCCCGAAAGGATCCGCCGACGGTACCGACCGCCCTGCTGACGGCACAAGGGCATTAGCGAAACCGAAAGGTGTCGGGGCGGCACGGAAAGGAGGCCGTAAATAA
- the smpB gene encoding SsrA-binding protein SmpB — translation MGKKAAKGAGQPAKLTPSQRAKAESDAKKVIARNKKAAHDYFLEDRYEAGLSLTGTEVKALRMGRASLAEAWVEVDRGEAWLQGANIPEYFYGSWTNHAPKRKRKLLLHKREIAKLEGAVAAKGYTIVPVELYFVGGRAKVEIAVAKGKQEWDKRQTIRQREDDREAQRALREANRRSR, via the coding sequence ATGGGTAAAAAAGCTGCTAAGGGGGCGGGCCAGCCAGCAAAGCTGACCCCTTCTCAGCGTGCCAAAGCGGAGTCAGACGCCAAGAAAGTCATCGCCCGGAACAAGAAAGCCGCGCACGATTATTTCTTGGAGGACCGCTACGAGGCGGGATTATCGCTGACCGGCACCGAGGTTAAGGCTTTGCGGATGGGGCGGGCTTCGCTCGCGGAGGCCTGGGTTGAGGTCGACCGCGGGGAAGCGTGGCTGCAAGGGGCCAATATCCCGGAATATTTTTACGGATCCTGGACGAATCACGCTCCGAAACGCAAGCGCAAACTGCTGTTGCATAAGCGCGAAATCGCGAAACTCGAGGGGGCTGTCGCCGCGAAAGGCTACACGATTGTGCCGGTAGAGCTGTATTTCGTGGGCGGACGCGCGAAAGTGGAGATTGCGGTGGCGAAGGGCAAGCAAGAGTGGGATAAGCGTCAAACTATTCGCCAGCGCGAGGACGACCGCGAGGCGCAGCGGGCTTTGCGGGAGGCCAACCGGCGCTCCCGGTAA